From the genome of Primulina eburnea isolate SZY01 chromosome 12, ASM2296580v1, whole genome shotgun sequence, one region includes:
- the LOC140807929 gene encoding uncharacterized protein, giving the protein MGRAPYVAALKPQLLIASYSAQKAEWRGKENLPLVEFELFAMSAWAIWKDICNMKHNTKPTDSIISIEWVASFLNEFKRARMVFGEQSLTNIEEDAKRWTKAPMAHYRLDVDAGFRDDLGRYSTCAVIKDHYGHIVAATACSIRNPGTVLAEEIKAIHSGILLALRMKISNVRIFSDSITAVRMISDPSEFLNSDGSLLCDILTFIKSDRVLQINHVYRSANKVVLRL; this is encoded by the exons ATGGGTCGTGCTCCTTATGTGGCGGCTCTAAAGCCTCAACTGCTCATTGCCTCCTATTCTGCACAAAAGGCCGAGTGGCGTGGAAAG GAGAATCTTCCTTTAGTCGAATTTGAATTGTTTGCTATGAGTGCATGGGCTATTTGGAAAGATATATGTAATATGAAGCACAACACTAAACCAACTGATTCTATTATATCTATTGAGTGGGTGGCTTCTTTTCTCAATGAATTCAAGCGAGCTCGCATGGTGTTCGGGGAGCAATCTCTTACAAATATTGAGGAGGATGCGAAGAGGTGGACTAAAGCACCGATGGCTCATTACCGACTAGATGTGGATGCTGGATTTCGAGATGATTTGGGAAGGTATAGCACATGTGCAGTGATAAAAGACCACTATGGACATATTGTTGCGGCCACTGCTTGTAGTATTCGCAATCCAGGTACGGTTCTAGCTGAGGAGATTAAAGCAATTCATAGTGGTATTTTGTTGGCATTAAGGATGAAGATCtcaaatgtgaggattttttcGGATTCCATCACCGCTGTTCGGATGATTTCAGACCCCTCAGAGTTTTTGAATTCAGATGGTTCTTTGCTGTGTGACATATTGACATTCATTAAATCAGATCGAGTCCTTCAAATTAATCATGTTTATAGATCTGCAAACAAGGtggtgttgcgactttga